Proteins co-encoded in one Enterobacter sp. R4-368 genomic window:
- a CDS encoding DUF4186 domain-containing protein, translating into MNDFAPLFARLGRSTFRSRFRLGVKERQYCLDKGAEVIASHAADFVAKRLAPAYPQNDGKQTPMRGHPVFIAQHATATCCRGCLEKWHNIPHGQALTESQQHYIVAVIYQWLVMQMNAPR; encoded by the coding sequence ATGAATGATTTCGCGCCGTTGTTTGCCCGGCTGGGACGGTCAACATTCCGTTCGCGTTTTCGCCTCGGGGTGAAAGAGCGCCAGTACTGTCTGGATAAAGGTGCGGAAGTGATTGCTTCCCACGCGGCGGATTTCGTTGCTAAACGCCTTGCGCCAGCGTACCCACAAAATGATGGCAAACAGACGCCGATGCGCGGCCACCCGGTATTTATCGCTCAGCATGCCACGGCTACCTGCTGTCGGGGATGTCTGGAAAAGTGGCACAACATCCCGCATGGTCAGGCGCTAACTGAATCGCAACAACACTACATTGTTGCGGTGATTTACCAGTGGCTGGTAATGCAGATGAATGCGCCGCGCTGA
- a CDS encoding GNAT family N-acetyltransferase, translating to MYRIVDAAATQPDLIALIAALDAYQSALYPAESNHLLDLAALPAGTLILRKIVHHDEAVGCGAVVLNHDGSGEMKRVFIDPRHRGQRLGEKLLAALEQAAAGKSCHTLRLETGIEQHAAVKLYQRCGYQICEPFAPYSADPLSIFMQKSLVAEPHSAGQ from the coding sequence ATGTACCGCATTGTTGATGCCGCGGCCACGCAACCGGATCTGATTGCGCTGATCGCTGCTCTGGACGCCTACCAGAGCGCACTTTACCCGGCAGAGAGTAACCATCTGCTTGATCTCGCGGCATTACCTGCCGGAACGCTGATTTTGCGCAAAATTGTGCATCACGACGAGGCCGTCGGCTGCGGCGCAGTGGTGCTCAACCACGACGGCAGCGGCGAGATGAAACGGGTGTTTATCGATCCCCGCCATCGCGGCCAGCGGTTGGGGGAAAAATTGCTCGCGGCGCTGGAGCAGGCAGCCGCCGGGAAATCGTGTCATACCTTGCGGCTGGAAACCGGCATTGAACAGCACGCGGCAGTGAAACTGTATCAGCGCTGCGGTTACCAAATATGTGAGCCTTTCGCGCCGTACAGCGCCGATCCGCTGAGTATTTTTATGCAGAAGTCGCTGGTTGCGGAGCCGCATTCAGCAGGGCAATAA
- a CDS encoding L-lactate dehydrogenase: MNTKARKVMIIGTGNVGASAAYALLNQNICEELILVDLDQQRVEGHAQDLADAAAYMPGMMTISTRPVEDCADVDIAVITVSGGALKPGQTRLDELANTARIVKNIVPSMMANGFNGIFLVATNPCDIITWQVWKLSGLPRNQVIGTGVWLDTTRLRRALAQALDIGAQSIDAFILGEHGDTQFPVWSHSSVYGSPIADVYRRKTGQRLDVDALADKVRRHGFEIYSRKGCTEYGIAGTIAEICRNIFTGSHRALAISCILDGEYGVSDVAIGVPAVLAQNGVQQIIELQLEGDEVAKFNHSAEVIKANIARLP, translated from the coding sequence ATGAACACCAAAGCCCGGAAAGTGATGATTATTGGCACAGGCAATGTCGGCGCATCTGCTGCTTATGCCCTGCTGAACCAGAACATTTGTGAAGAGTTAATTCTGGTGGATTTAGACCAGCAACGGGTGGAAGGCCACGCCCAGGATCTGGCGGATGCCGCCGCATATATGCCCGGAATGATGACCATTTCCACCCGCCCGGTTGAAGATTGCGCGGATGTGGATATTGCGGTGATCACCGTTTCCGGCGGCGCGTTAAAGCCAGGGCAAACCCGCCTTGATGAGCTGGCCAACACCGCGCGGATCGTTAAAAATATTGTGCCATCCATGATGGCAAACGGTTTTAACGGCATTTTTCTGGTGGCGACCAACCCGTGCGACATCATTACCTGGCAGGTGTGGAAACTTTCCGGGCTTCCGCGCAACCAGGTGATTGGCACCGGCGTCTGGCTGGATACCACCCGCCTACGCCGCGCGCTGGCCCAGGCGCTGGATATTGGCGCGCAAAGTATCGATGCGTTTATCCTCGGCGAGCATGGCGACACGCAGTTTCCGGTGTGGTCGCACTCGTCGGTATACGGTTCGCCGATTGCCGATGTTTACCGGCGCAAAACCGGCCAGCGGCTGGATGTTGACGCGCTGGCCGACAAAGTACGCCGCCACGGCTTTGAGATTTACTCCCGTAAAGGCTGTACGGAGTACGGCATCGCCGGCACCATCGCCGAGATCTGCCGCAATATCTTCACCGGCAGCCACCGCGCGCTGGCAATCTCCTGCATTCTTGACGGGGAATATGGCGTCAGCGACGTGGCGATTGGCGTACCGGCCGTGCTGGCGCAAAACGGCGTTCAGCAGATTATTGAACTGCAACTGGAAGGTGACGAAGTGGCGAAATTCAACCACTCCGCCGAAGTTATCAAAGCGAATATTGCCCGCTTGCCCTGA
- a CDS encoding methyl-accepting chemotaxis protein encodes MNLKQIFRRILRRVSPRQFGLLAGIFCIIGLFSALQIASSFVLSASLHNAQHNEQLNQQAHLQQVRVDEARIALLTASDLLNRAGVYFMQDKETGSEGSWHSLMDETHKALETSQKAWQAWLALNPPRDEALINSYQLFYGALKEQADGLVKTQSIDAFFAVPAQAFQADFNDNYARFQQASEARAEQGRQALMANLAQLQHVFVLVPALLVVIAVLVWFAMSRWVITPLRSLIAHINILAAGDLGTPLPPVKRFNREVDQLGLSIGTMQQGLQQLVMQVSDATSSMVDTIRRLAEDNQSLYQQSAKQAQELADVTEHIATLESHVEGNTGFAEQARKQADEAREVAAGGDRMMDTVNQSMREIVERSAEMRNIVAMIDGVAFQTNILALNAAIEAAHAGNHGRGFAVVAKEVGLLARKSSHSTQTIQQLINHSLQGINDGTQAVSRLEDNLQQVTGLVGHLSGVLSEISAATLSQGDSIHKMTRRLHSLNNVARRTGELVSTATEASEKLHNDSHQLMQAVARFRLPA; translated from the coding sequence ATGAACTTAAAGCAAATTTTCCGCCGTATTTTGCGGCGTGTTTCTCCACGACAGTTTGGTTTGCTCGCCGGGATTTTCTGCATTATTGGCTTGTTTTCGGCCCTGCAAATCGCCTCCTCGTTTGTCCTTTCCGCGTCACTCCATAACGCCCAGCATAATGAGCAACTCAACCAGCAAGCGCACCTGCAACAGGTTCGGGTCGATGAAGCGCGCATTGCGCTCCTGACGGCAAGCGATCTGCTCAACCGGGCGGGCGTCTATTTTATGCAGGATAAAGAAACCGGCTCGGAAGGGAGCTGGCACAGCCTGATGGATGAAACCCATAAGGCCCTGGAGACCTCGCAAAAGGCCTGGCAAGCGTGGCTGGCGCTCAACCCGCCTAGAGATGAGGCGCTGATTAACAGCTATCAGCTTTTCTACGGCGCGTTAAAAGAGCAGGCCGACGGGCTGGTGAAAACCCAGTCGATTGACGCCTTCTTCGCCGTGCCGGCGCAGGCGTTCCAGGCTGATTTCAATGACAACTATGCCCGTTTCCAGCAGGCCAGCGAAGCGCGCGCCGAGCAGGGACGCCAGGCGCTGATGGCGAACCTTGCGCAATTACAGCATGTGTTTGTGCTGGTGCCAGCGCTGCTGGTGGTGATTGCGGTGCTGGTCTGGTTTGCCATGTCGCGCTGGGTAATTACCCCGCTGCGCAGCCTGATAGCACATATCAATATCCTGGCGGCAGGCGATCTGGGTACACCGCTTCCGCCGGTGAAACGCTTTAACCGAGAAGTTGACCAGCTCGGCCTCAGCATCGGCACCATGCAGCAAGGGTTGCAGCAACTGGTGATGCAAGTCAGCGACGCCACCTCGTCGATGGTCGATACCATTCGCCGCCTCGCTGAGGACAACCAGTCGCTGTATCAGCAGTCGGCGAAACAGGCGCAGGAATTGGCGGATGTGACCGAGCATATCGCCACGCTGGAATCCCATGTGGAAGGTAATACCGGTTTTGCTGAGCAGGCGCGCAAACAAGCCGATGAGGCGCGGGAAGTGGCCGCTGGTGGCGATCGAATGATGGATACGGTGAATCAATCAATGCGCGAGATTGTCGAGCGTTCGGCGGAGATGCGCAACATTGTAGCGATGATTGATGGTGTCGCTTTCCAGACCAATATTCTGGCGCTGAACGCGGCGATTGAAGCGGCGCATGCCGGCAACCACGGTCGCGGCTTCGCGGTGGTGGCGAAAGAAGTGGGGCTGCTGGCGCGCAAGAGCAGCCACTCCACGCAAACCATTCAGCAATTGATCAATCACTCCTTACAGGGCATCAACGACGGCACCCAGGCGGTGAGCCGCCTTGAGGATAACCTGCAGCAGGTCACCGGGCTGGTCGGGCATTTAAGCGGCGTACTGAGCGAAATTTCTGCCGCCACCCTCAGCCAGGGCGACAGCATTCACAAAATGACGCGCCGCCTGCACTCGCTTAACAACGTTGCCCGCCGCACCGGGGAACTGGTCTCGACGGCCACCGAAGCGTCGGAAAAATTGCACAACGATTCTCATCAGTTGATGCAAGCGGTTGCGCGTTTTCGACTTCCTGCCTGA
- a CDS encoding LysR family transcriptional regulator — MDLTQLEMFNAVAQTGSITQAAQKVHRVPSNLTTRIRQLESDLGVDLFIRENQRLRLSPAGHSFLRYSQQILALVDEARMVVAGDEPQGLFSLGALESTAAVRIPATLAQYNQRYPRIQFDLATGPSGTMIDGVLEGRLSAAFVDGPIMHPGLEGIPVYREEMMIVAPVGHEVITHAAQVNGASIYAFRANCSYRRHFESWFHADRATPGKIHEMESYHGMLACVIAGAGLALIPRSMLESMPGHHQVEAWPLAENWRWLTTWLVWRRGAKTRHLEAFIALLNAAPQPATSA, encoded by the coding sequence ATGGACTTAACCCAGCTTGAGATGTTTAACGCCGTGGCGCAGACCGGCAGCATTACCCAGGCGGCGCAGAAGGTGCACCGCGTGCCGTCGAACCTGACGACGCGCATTCGCCAGCTGGAGTCCGATCTCGGCGTGGATCTGTTTATCCGCGAAAACCAGCGCCTGCGCCTTTCTCCCGCCGGGCACAGTTTTTTGCGCTACAGCCAGCAGATCCTCGCGCTGGTCGATGAAGCGCGGATGGTGGTCGCCGGTGATGAACCGCAAGGGCTGTTCTCGCTCGGCGCGCTGGAAAGCACCGCTGCGGTGCGCATTCCGGCGACGCTGGCGCAGTACAACCAGCGCTATCCGCGCATTCAGTTCGACCTCGCCACCGGCCCTTCCGGCACCATGATCGATGGTGTGCTGGAGGGGCGGCTAAGCGCGGCGTTTGTTGACGGCCCGATTATGCATCCCGGCCTGGAAGGCATTCCGGTTTACCGCGAAGAGATGATGATCGTCGCGCCTGTCGGCCATGAGGTGATTACCCATGCGGCTCAGGTAAACGGCGCCAGCATTTACGCGTTTCGCGCCAACTGCTCCTACCGCCGCCATTTTGAAAGCTGGTTTCACGCCGATCGCGCCACACCCGGTAAAATTCACGAGATGGAGTCTTACCACGGCATGCTGGCATGCGTGATTGCCGGAGCGGGCCTGGCGCTGATCCCGCGCAGTATGCTGGAAAGCATGCCCGGTCATCACCAGGTGGAAGCCTGGCCGCTGGCGGAGAACTGGCGCTGGCTCACCACCTGGCTGGTGTGGCGGCGCGGCGCGAAAACCCGCCATCTGGAGGCGTTTATTGCCCTGCTGAATGCGGCTCCGCAACCAGCGACTTCTGCATAA
- the glsB gene encoding glutaminase B: MATVMDNGVLEAVLAEVRPLLGRGKVADYIPALASVSGNKLGIAISTVQGEHFQAGDADERFSIQSISKVLSLVVAMNHYAEEEIWQRVGKDPSGQPFNSLLQLEIEQGKPRNPFINAGALVVCDMLQSRLSAPRQRMLEIVRKLCAAPDIAYDSMVARSEFEHSARNMAIAWLMKSFGNFHNDVATVLQNYFHYCALKMSCAELSRTFLFLADGGHSAQQVAPVVTPMQARQINALMATSGMYQNAGEFAWRVGLPAKSGVGGGIVAIVPHEMAIAVWSPELDEAGNSLAGVAVLEALTRKLGRSVY; the protein is encoded by the coding sequence GTGGCAACGGTGATGGATAACGGCGTACTGGAGGCGGTGCTTGCTGAGGTACGCCCGCTGTTGGGGCGCGGCAAGGTTGCGGATTATATTCCGGCGCTGGCGTCGGTGAGCGGCAACAAATTGGGCATTGCCATCAGCACCGTGCAGGGCGAACACTTCCAGGCGGGCGATGCCGACGAGCGTTTCTCAATTCAATCAATTTCCAAAGTGCTGAGTCTGGTGGTGGCGATGAACCACTACGCGGAAGAGGAGATCTGGCAGCGGGTGGGCAAAGATCCCTCCGGTCAACCGTTTAACTCCTTGTTACAGCTTGAAATCGAGCAGGGCAAGCCGCGTAATCCCTTTATCAATGCCGGGGCGCTGGTGGTGTGCGATATGCTGCAAAGCCGCCTTAGCGCGCCGCGCCAGCGCATGCTGGAAATTGTGCGCAAACTCTGCGCCGCGCCGGATATTGCCTACGACAGCATGGTCGCGCGATCTGAATTCGAGCACTCCGCCCGCAATATGGCCATTGCCTGGCTGATGAAGTCCTTCGGTAATTTTCATAACGATGTCGCCACCGTGTTACAGAACTACTTCCACTATTGCGCGCTCAAAATGAGCTGTGCCGAATTGTCGCGCACTTTTTTATTCCTCGCCGATGGCGGACACAGCGCCCAGCAGGTGGCGCCGGTGGTGACGCCGATGCAGGCGCGGCAGATTAATGCCCTGATGGCGACCAGCGGCATGTACCAGAACGCCGGGGAGTTTGCCTGGCGCGTCGGCTTACCGGCGAAATCCGGCGTCGGCGGCGGGATCGTCGCCATTGTGCCGCATGAGATGGCAATTGCGGTCTGGAGCCCGGAGCTGGATGAAGCGGGCAACTCACTGGCTGGTGTTGCGGTGCTGGAAGCGTTAACGCGAAAACTGGGGAGATCGGTCTATTGA
- a CDS encoding diguanylate cyclase — protein MRALFSSPFRPFRKETPYTNAVMVFILTTLFYLLGAMMRLVEELSLFWPLNAVMAGVFARYAWLQRWHYYLISYVAMLVYDAITTSWGMASLIINFSNMVFIITMAQLIGLERNQMTKAPEPVNALKLFGYCLLAALLCAFFGALGSVGINGQGFGLLLADWFGEQFSTGVLILPCMLTMSWPRKPLNIEMRNVMPVLAVGVSIVASVAIGGAGSLAFPLPALIWCAVRYSLPLTCLVTLLTGGLEIILVASGHINIFVSSPLQIPHMFSARLGIATMAICPVIVSVSVEAINRLMRQVSLRADFDFLTRVYSRSGLYEVLNRDAKRFADKHITVMLLDIDYFKSVNDSYGHECGDRVLTSFARKVQQALGTRGVLARMGGEEFAVVATTQDASEGKHLAETLREKVAQYPFNWQQQTLHLTVSIGISHGKADAGQLTATFNALLAVADENLYRSKKRGRNCTTDAQHNAPEMAGSAIGG, from the coding sequence ATGCGTGCACTTTTTTCATCCCCTTTCCGTCCTTTTCGGAAAGAGACGCCGTACACCAATGCGGTCATGGTGTTTATCCTGACAACGCTGTTTTATTTGCTGGGCGCGATGATGCGCCTGGTCGAAGAGCTTTCCCTCTTCTGGCCGCTTAATGCGGTGATGGCCGGTGTTTTCGCGCGTTATGCCTGGTTGCAGCGCTGGCATTACTACCTGATTAGCTATGTTGCCATGCTGGTGTATGACGCCATCACCACGTCCTGGGGTATGGCGTCGCTGATTATCAACTTCTCCAATATGGTGTTTATTATCACCATGGCGCAGCTTATCGGGCTTGAACGTAACCAGATGACCAAAGCGCCGGAGCCGGTTAACGCGCTGAAACTCTTTGGCTACTGTCTGCTTGCCGCGCTGCTGTGTGCGTTTTTTGGCGCGCTGGGCTCCGTGGGGATCAATGGTCAGGGGTTTGGCCTGCTGCTGGCCGACTGGTTTGGCGAGCAGTTCTCAACAGGCGTGCTGATCCTGCCCTGTATGCTGACCATGAGCTGGCCGCGTAAACCGCTGAACATCGAGATGCGCAATGTAATGCCGGTGCTTGCCGTTGGCGTATCGATTGTCGCCTCGGTCGCGATTGGCGGCGCAGGCAGCCTGGCGTTTCCGCTCCCGGCGCTGATCTGGTGTGCGGTGCGTTACTCGCTGCCGCTGACATGTCTGGTGACGCTGCTGACCGGCGGGCTGGAGATAATCCTTGTCGCCAGCGGCCATATCAATATTTTCGTCAGTTCACCGCTGCAGATCCCGCATATGTTTTCCGCGCGCCTGGGGATTGCCACCATGGCCATTTGCCCGGTGATTGTCTCGGTCAGTGTTGAGGCGATAAACCGCCTGATGCGCCAGGTTTCCCTGCGCGCCGATTTCGATTTCCTGACCCGCGTTTACTCGCGCTCGGGTTTGTATGAGGTGTTAAACCGCGACGCAAAACGCTTTGCCGACAAACACATCACCGTGATGTTGCTGGATATTGATTACTTCAAAAGTGTCAATGACAGCTACGGCCACGAATGTGGCGACCGGGTGCTGACCTCCTTTGCGCGAAAAGTACAGCAGGCGCTGGGCACGCGCGGTGTGCTCGCCCGCATGGGCGGGGAGGAGTTCGCTGTCGTGGCGACAACGCAGGACGCCAGTGAAGGTAAACACCTGGCGGAAACGCTGCGCGAAAAAGTGGCGCAGTATCCGTTTAACTGGCAGCAACAGACGCTGCATTTAACCGTCAGTATTGGTATCAGCCATGGTAAAGCCGATGCCGGGCAATTAACGGCAACGTTCAATGCGCTCCTGGCGGTGGCGGATGAAAATCTCTACCGCTCGAAAAAACGCGGGCGTAACTGCACGACAGATGCTCAACATAACGCGCCGGAAATGGCGGGAAGCGCTATTGGCGGATAA
- a CDS encoding sensor domain-containing diguanylate cyclase, translating into MYLMRMLGTLLCFFPILSVLLELQRPLWSVALLCANAFLWPTVAFLRARNAQMPLRIEHQHLVFDAGAGGFWIALMAVNPLPSVVIATILLSDRLSAGGFVLMRKAALAMLAAFLLTWLALGLPLELQVTQRTMFATLPLIGIYILALSALTDSIAVRLRIKSRELERIAMMDPLLDIANRRLLEKRIQYELEKLHVTPRHSSLMFIDIDNFKEVNDRFGHKIGDALLVTVSKILHIATRTTDTPARLGGDEFVILLPDTPAEEAYAVATRIMDAAAVMTVMQEHAFKCTLSIGIASALPEMHSVTDWLKAADDALYQAKRLGKNQIYSH; encoded by the coding sequence ATGTACCTGATGCGTATGCTGGGAACGCTACTCTGCTTTTTCCCCATTCTTTCCGTCCTTCTTGAACTGCAGCGCCCCTTATGGAGCGTGGCGTTGCTGTGCGCCAATGCCTTTTTATGGCCTACCGTCGCGTTTTTGCGCGCACGCAACGCGCAGATGCCGCTGCGAATTGAACATCAACACCTGGTCTTTGACGCTGGCGCAGGCGGGTTCTGGATTGCGCTAATGGCGGTCAACCCGCTGCCTTCGGTGGTGATTGCCACCATTTTGCTCTCTGACCGCTTATCGGCGGGCGGGTTTGTGCTGATGCGTAAAGCAGCACTGGCCATGCTTGCGGCGTTCTTACTTACCTGGCTGGCGCTCGGTTTACCGCTGGAGTTGCAGGTGACACAGCGGACGATGTTCGCTACGTTGCCGCTCATCGGCATCTATATCCTGGCGCTTAGCGCACTTACCGACAGCATTGCCGTCAGACTGCGGATAAAAAGCCGCGAGCTTGAGCGTATTGCGATGATGGATCCTTTGCTTGATATCGCCAATCGCCGCCTGCTGGAAAAACGGATCCAGTACGAGCTGGAAAAACTGCACGTGACGCCGCGCCACTCCTCGTTGATGTTTATCGATATTGATAATTTTAAAGAGGTGAATGACCGCTTTGGTCATAAAATTGGCGATGCATTACTGGTCACCGTGTCGAAAATTTTGCATATTGCCACCCGCACAACGGACACGCCCGCGCGCCTCGGTGGCGATGAATTTGTGATTTTATTGCCCGATACGCCAGCCGAAGAGGCGTATGCGGTGGCAACCCGGATCATGGATGCGGCTGCGGTAATGACAGTGATGCAGGAGCATGCGTTCAAATGTACGTTGAGCATCGGTATCGCCAGCGCGCTACCGGAAATGCACAGTGTTACCGACTGGTTAAAAGCCGCAGACGACGCGCTTTACCAGGCTAAACGGCTGGGAAAAAACCAGATCTACTCGCACTGA
- the sad gene encoding succinate-semialdehyde dehydrogenase, giving the protein MPVSSITHALSINPATGETLRATPWASREEVDTAIELATSGYRQWRLLPLSERAQTLRRLGDALRKRGEEMAQMIRQEMGKPILQARAEVNKSAALCDWYADHGPAMLGSEPTQVEQQRATIEYRPLGPILAVMPWNFPLWQVLRGAVPILLAGNSYLLKHAPNVLGCAALIGEIFAEAGVPQGVFGWVNATNDGVSQAINDPRIAAITVTGSVRAGAAIGAQAGAALKKCVLELGGSDPFIVLNDADLELAVKAAVAGRYQNTGQVCAAAKRFIVEEGIAQAFTEKFVAAAAALKQGAPDEEEHYLGPMARFDLRDELHAQVEASINEGATLLLGGEKLAGEGNYYPATVLSGVTPEMTAFRQELFGPVAAISTARDAQHALALANNSDFGLSATVFTADPAQAQRFAEQLECGGVFINGYSASDARVAFGGVKKSGFGRELSHFGLHEFCNIQTVWKDRL; this is encoded by the coding sequence ATGCCTGTTTCCTCAATCACGCACGCGCTTTCCATCAACCCGGCCACCGGTGAAACCCTGCGCGCAACCCCCTGGGCCAGCCGTGAAGAGGTCGATACGGCAATTGAACTGGCTACCAGCGGTTATCGCCAGTGGCGGCTGTTGCCGCTCAGCGAACGTGCGCAAACCTTACGTCGCCTCGGCGATGCGCTGCGCAAACGCGGGGAAGAGATGGCGCAGATGATCCGCCAGGAGATGGGCAAACCGATTTTGCAGGCGCGCGCGGAAGTGAATAAATCAGCCGCGCTGTGTGACTGGTACGCGGATCATGGTCCGGCGATGCTTGGCAGTGAGCCGACGCAGGTCGAACAGCAGCGGGCAACCATTGAGTACCGCCCGCTGGGACCGATTCTGGCGGTGATGCCATGGAACTTCCCACTGTGGCAGGTGCTGCGCGGTGCGGTACCGATCCTGTTGGCGGGCAACAGCTACCTGCTTAAACATGCGCCAAACGTGCTGGGTTGCGCGGCGTTAATAGGTGAGATCTTCGCTGAGGCCGGCGTTCCGCAGGGTGTTTTTGGCTGGGTGAATGCCACCAATGACGGTGTGAGCCAGGCGATTAACGATCCGCGCATCGCCGCCATTACCGTGACCGGCAGCGTGCGTGCGGGAGCGGCTATTGGTGCGCAGGCCGGGGCGGCGCTGAAAAAATGCGTCCTTGAACTCGGTGGTTCTGATCCCTTTATTGTGCTCAACGATGCGGATCTTGAACTGGCGGTGAAGGCCGCGGTAGCAGGGCGTTACCAGAACACCGGACAGGTCTGCGCCGCCGCCAAACGTTTTATCGTCGAAGAGGGCATTGCGCAGGCCTTTACGGAGAAATTTGTTGCCGCCGCCGCCGCGTTAAAGCAGGGCGCACCGGACGAAGAAGAGCATTATCTCGGGCCGATGGCGCGCTTTGATCTGCGTGACGAGCTGCATGCGCAGGTCGAAGCCAGTATCAACGAGGGCGCAACGTTGCTGCTGGGCGGTGAGAAACTGGCGGGTGAGGGGAATTACTACCCGGCCACCGTACTGAGCGGTGTGACACCAGAGATGACCGCGTTTCGCCAGGAGCTGTTTGGCCCGGTCGCCGCTATCTCGACCGCACGTGATGCACAGCATGCGCTGGCGTTGGCAAACAACAGTGATTTCGGCTTGTCGGCTACCGTCTTTACCGCCGATCCTGCGCAGGCGCAACGTTTTGCCGAACAGCTTGAGTGCGGCGGTGTGTTTATCAACGGCTACAGCGCCAGCGATGCCCGCGTGGCCTTTGGCGGCGTGAAAAAAAGTGGTTTTGGCCGCGAGCTTTCCCACTTCGGTCTGCATGAGTTTTGCAATATCCAGACGGTGTGGAAAGATCGTCTGTAA
- a CDS encoding GNAT family N-acetyltransferase: MTTYHIHSLAGEALASHLPSLCDVLENCVSGGASVSFMHPLSREKSLQFWSGVAASAARGERIVLVAQDDTGEIVGTVQVVLEQPENQSHRADVSKLLVHEKARRQGLARRLMDALEREALAHGKTVLVLDTSTGSGAEHFYLQCGWQRVGEIPRFALMPDGNVTATTIFYKFL; the protein is encoded by the coding sequence ATGACCACTTATCATATCCATTCGCTGGCGGGCGAAGCGCTCGCATCACATCTTCCTTCCCTTTGTGACGTGCTGGAAAACTGCGTTTCCGGCGGGGCTTCCGTCAGTTTTATGCATCCGCTTTCGCGTGAGAAATCCCTGCAATTCTGGTCCGGCGTCGCCGCAAGTGCCGCGCGCGGGGAACGCATTGTGCTGGTGGCGCAAGACGATACAGGGGAAATTGTTGGCACCGTGCAGGTGGTGCTGGAACAACCTGAAAACCAGTCGCATCGCGCCGATGTGTCAAAGTTACTGGTGCATGAAAAAGCCCGCCGTCAGGGGCTGGCGCGTCGTCTGATGGATGCGCTGGAACGTGAGGCGCTGGCGCACGGCAAAACCGTGCTGGTGCTGGATACTTCCACCGGCAGCGGGGCGGAACATTTTTACCTGCAATGCGGCTGGCAGCGGGTGGGTGAAATTCCGCGCTTTGCGCTGATGCCGGACGGAAATGTGACGGCGACGACAATTTTTTACAAGTTCTTATAA
- a CDS encoding sensor domain-containing diguanylate cyclase: protein MKIPAIPADEEQRLASLRDSGLLETGVTERLDRLTRLAKRMFDVRAALITLVDEEMLFFKSTSGTVREPLPRKITFCGHTILHTEPLIIPDTHGDDRFADNPLVTGEMNIRFYAGYPLRLPDGAVVGAFCLVDSTARQFTDAERDYLKDFAMIVEDEFAVMSAATTDELTGLFNRRGFENLAKFAIVGARRRAEPLTLAWIDLDNFKTINDTWGHAEGDEALKAMASVMSASLREADLRVRYGGDEFAILFSDTDEQGAWIAMQHLVEQVEAWNQTSGKPWQLAFSWGISEFDHNGCGELKPWMKAADQQMYAMKERNQRGR, encoded by the coding sequence ATGAAAATACCTGCTATTCCTGCAGATGAGGAACAACGGCTGGCGTCGCTGCGCGACTCCGGGCTTCTGGAAACCGGCGTAACCGAGCGTCTTGACCGGCTTACCCGGCTGGCTAAGCGCATGTTCGATGTCCGCGCGGCGCTGATCACGCTGGTTGATGAAGAGATGCTTTTCTTCAAATCCACCTCAGGTACTGTGCGCGAACCGCTTCCGCGTAAGATCACCTTTTGTGGTCACACCATTTTGCATACCGAACCGTTGATTATTCCGGATACCCACGGAGATGATCGTTTTGCCGATAATCCGCTGGTCACCGGGGAGATGAACATCCGTTTCTATGCCGGGTATCCATTACGTTTGCCGGACGGTGCGGTGGTTGGCGCATTCTGCCTGGTAGATAGCACCGCACGGCAGTTCACGGACGCTGAGCGGGACTACCTGAAAGATTTCGCCATGATCGTTGAAGACGAGTTTGCGGTGATGAGCGCGGCGACCACCGACGAGCTGACCGGTTTATTTAACCGCCGTGGTTTTGAAAACCTGGCGAAGTTCGCCATTGTGGGCGCGCGTCGTCGCGCGGAACCGTTAACGCTGGCGTGGATCGATCTCGACAATTTCAAAACGATTAACGACACCTGGGGTCATGCTGAGGGTGATGAAGCGCTGAAAGCGATGGCATCGGTAATGAGCGCCAGCCTTCGTGAAGCGGATCTGCGGGTGCGCTACGGCGGCGATGAATTCGCGATCCTCTTTTCCGATACCGATGAGCAGGGCGCATGGATTGCGATGCAGCATCTGGTAGAACAGGTTGAGGCGTGGAATCAGACCTCTGGTAAACCGTGGCAACTGGCGTTTTCCTGGGGGATCAGCGAGTTTGATCACAATGGCTGCGGCGAGCTGAAGCCGTGGATGAAGGCGGCAGATCAACAGATGTATGCCATGAAAGAGCGCAACCAACGCGGCCGCTGA